From a single Phocoena sinus isolate mPhoSin1 chromosome 1, mPhoSin1.pri, whole genome shotgun sequence genomic region:
- the GPR25 gene encoding probable G-protein coupled receptor 25, whose protein sequence is MRPTEPWSPSPGTASWDYSGSGAPEELELEEELCAARDLPYGYVYIPALYLAAFAVGLPGNAFVLWLLVGRRGPRRLVDTFVQHLAAADLGFVLTLPLWAAAAARGGLWPFGEGLCKLSSFAMAGTRCAGALLLAGLSVDRYLAVGRPLAARARRTRRCALAACGAVWATALAAGLPSLVFRRLRPLPGGHGSQCAEEPSDAFQGLSLLTLLLTLALPLAVTVVCYCRVSCRLRGPAHLSRARNRSLRIIFAVEGAFVGSWLPFCALRAVFHLASLRALPLPCRLLLALRWGLSVATCLAFVNSCANPLIYLMLDRSFRAQLRRRGACWRSERAARGGSSASSLSQDYGSPFRSPARRAQTTNASSAAGP, encoded by the coding sequence ATGCGCCCCACCGAGCCCTGGAGCCCCAGCCCGGGGACGGCGTCCTGGGACTACTCAGGGTCGGGCGCCccggaggagctggagctggaggaggagctgtgCGCGGCCCGGGACCTGCCCTACGGCTACGTCTACATCCCCGCGCTCTACCTGGCGGCCTTCGCCGTGGGCCTGCCGGGCAACGCCTTCGTGCTGTGGCTGCTGGTCGGGCGGCGCGGCCCGCGGCGGCTCGTGGACACCTTCGTGCAGCACCTGGCGGCCGCCGACCTGGGCTTCGTGCTCACGCTGCCGCTGTGggccgcggcggcggcgcggggtgGCCTCTGGCCCTTCGGCGAGGGCCTGTGCAAGCTCAGCAGCTTCGCCATGGCCGGCACGCGCTGCGCGGGCGCCCTGCTGCTCGCCGGCCTCAGCGTGGACCGCTACCTGGCCGTGGGCCGCCCGCTGGCCGCGCGCGCCCGCCGCACCCGGCGCTGCGCGCTGGCCGCATGCGGGGCCGTGTGGGCCACGGCGCTGGCGGCCGGCCTGCCCTCGCTGGTCTTCCGCCGCCTGCGGCCGCTCCCCGGGGGCCATGGCAGCCAGTGCGCCGAGGAGCCGTCCGACGCCTTCCAGGGCCTGAGCCTGCTTACGCTGCTGCTGACCCTGGCGCTGCCCCTGGCCGTCACCGTCGTCTGCTACTGCCGCGTGTCGTGCCGCCTGCGCGGGCCGGCGCACCTGAGCCGCGCCCGGAACCGCTCGCTGCGCATCATCTTCGCCGTCGAGGGCGCCTTCGTGGGCTCCTGGCTGCCCTTCTGCGCGCTGCGCGCCGTCTTCCACCTGGCGAGCCTGCGCGCGCTGCCGCTGCCCTGCCGCCTGCTGCTGGCGCTGCGCTGGGGCCTCTCCGTCGCCACCTGCCTGGCCTTCGTCAACAGCTGCGCCAACCCGCTCATCTACCTGATGCTCGACCGCTCGTTCCGCGCGCAGCTGCGGCGGCGCGGGGCCTGCTGGCGCTCGGAGCGCGCGGCGCGCGGGGGCAGCTCGGCGTCCTCGCTCTCCCAGGACTACGGCTCTCCGTTCCGGAGCCCGGCCCGCCGAGCCCAGACGACGAACGCCTCCTCGGCCGCGGGCCCATAG